The following proteins are encoded in a genomic region of Ostrea edulis chromosome 7, xbOstEdul1.1, whole genome shotgun sequence:
- the LOC130048185 gene encoding uncharacterized protein LOC130048185 → MAWGKKGLERALQWLQVHELQVGTIVTDRHLEIQKWIRENLPNTVHYYDVWHVAKGLKKKIVESSKLKDCAELVKWCKSLTNHMYWVAASTPDGNGEVMWAKWKSVQNHIHNVHTGHNTLFPTCAHNTLEGNEEKKKWLKAGSKASEKMSDMILSKQMKKDIPKLSPLFQTSQIEAFHSTINHFAPKMVSFSYHGMYCRLMMAAIHYNENASRSQATTRDGDLQYKISFPTFKQGDYSVRKVTVEPAYEYTSTLMKETLKSATATMHEPIACLPSVKPPPLCSAFMHPEKEEAVCNFKSRFCRKETSV, encoded by the exons ATGGCATGGGGAAAAAAGGGACTGGAACGGGCTCTTCAATGGCTACAAGTCCACGAGTTACAAGTTGGGACCATCGTCACAGACAGACATCTCGAAATCCAGAAATGGATCAGAGAGAACTTGCCCAACACTGTGCATTATTATGATGTCTGGCATGTAGCTAAAG gCCTTAAGAAGAAAATTGTTGAATCATCCAAGCTTAAGGACTGTGCAGAGCTGGTCAAGTGGTGCAAGAGTCTGACCAACCACATGTACTGGGTTGCGGCCTCCACACCAGATGGGAATGGAGAGGTGATGTGGGCCAAATGGAAGTCAGTCCAAAACCACATCCACAATGTCCACACCGGCCACAACACTTTATTTCCAACATGTGCCCACAACACCCTTGAAGGCAATGAGGAGAAGAAGAAGTGGTTGAAAGCAG GATCAAAAGCCAGTGAGAAGATGTCAGATATGATACTCTCCAAACAGATGAAGAAGGACATCCCAAAGCTTTCCCCCCTCTTCCAGACTTCCCAGATTGAGGCGTTCCACAGCACCATCAACCATTTTGCCCCAAAGATGGTTTCATTTTCATACCATGGCATGTATTGTAG GCTAATGATGGCTGCCATTCACTACAACGAGAATGCATCCAGGTCACAAGCTACTACTAGAGATGGTGACCTGCAGTACAAGATAAGTTTCCCAACATTTAAGCAGGGTGACTATAGTGTTCGGAAGGTTACAGTGGAGCCTGCATACG AATACACATCAACACTGATGAAGGAAACCCTAAAATCAGCTACTGCGACAATGCATGAACCCATTGCCTGCCTGCCATCAGTGAAGCCACCTCCTCTGTGCAGCGCATTCATGCACCCTGAAAAAGAAGAGGCAGTGTGTAATTTCAAGTCACGGTTTTGTAGGAAGGAGACAAGTGTGTGA